A region from the Brachyspira hampsonii genome encodes:
- a CDS encoding glycosyltransferase family 2 protein: protein MIKASVILPVYNIENYVGKCLDSVINQTLKDIEIICVNDCSTDNSENIIKKYIKKDNRIKLINHNENQGLGFSRNTGMYNSNSDYLVFIDPDDFVSSNFVEELYNTALKYDADMVFTNNMYTVNEKNGYIKPFYHNRINIWKKKFKNTWNEGISNFNVNTPEKENTPEYPLVSAVNKIFKKTFLEKNKLIYSKYRIAEDVDFFYRFLVHNPKMYYNNNAKYYYLQRSTSLAGSVHTTKKIPIAILEVFENVFNYYNENKKELLMDCNYYNFFSFLYTFNNYKADNKNEFYKKCHETMKKLDVEIDRDKHAFYAYSVYIMKTYDDYNIYLEKIESIKKKVFDIAWWIPSITLREKYKKINLDKLANKNWK, encoded by the coding sequence ATGATAAAAGCTTCAGTTATTCTTCCTGTTTACAATATAGAAAATTATGTAGGAAAATGTTTGGACAGTGTTATAAATCAAACTTTAAAAGATATAGAGATAATATGTGTTAATGACTGCTCAACTGATAACTCTGAAAATATAATTAAAAAATATATAAAAAAAGATAATAGAATAAAACTCATCAATCATAATGAAAATCAAGGTTTGGGATTTTCTAGAAATACTGGAATGTATAATAGTAATTCTGATTATTTAGTTTTTATAGATCCTGATGATTTTGTATCTAGCAACTTTGTAGAAGAGCTATATAATACCGCATTAAAATATGATGCTGATATGGTATTTACTAATAATATGTATACAGTAAATGAAAAAAATGGATATATTAAACCTTTTTATCACAATAGAATAAATATATGGAAAAAGAAATTTAAAAATACTTGGAATGAAGGAATTAGCAATTTTAATGTAAACACACCTGAAAAAGAAAATACACCAGAATATCCTTTAGTTTCTGCAGTTAATAAAATATTTAAAAAAACATTCTTGGAGAAAAATAAATTAATATATTCTAAATATAGAATAGCAGAAGATGTTGATTTTTTCTATAGATTTTTGGTTCATAATCCTAAAATGTACTATAATAATAATGCTAAGTATTATTATCTTCAAAGAAGCACATCTCTTGCCGGAAGTGTTCATACTACTAAAAAAATTCCTATTGCTATATTAGAAGTTTTTGAAAATGTATTTAATTATTATAATGAAAATAAAAAAGAATTACTAATGGATTGTAATTATTATAATTTCTTTTCCTTTTTATATACATTTAATAATTATAAAGCTGACAATAAAAATGAATTCTATAAAAAATGCCATGAAACAATGAAAAAATTAGATGTAGAAATAGATAGAGATAAACATGCCTTTTATGCTTACAGTGTATATATAATGAAAACTTATGATGATTATAATATTTATTTAGAAAAGATTGAATCAATTAAGAAAAAAGTTTTTGATATAGCTTGGTGGATACCTTCAATCACATTAAGAGAAAAATATAAAAAAATAAATTTAGATAAACTTGCAAATAAAAATTGGAAATAG
- a CDS encoding NAD-dependent epimerase/dehydratase family protein codes for MILITGGAGFIGSHITDILIKNNYKVIVADNLSTGKKENINHKALFYNIDIKDYNKLENIFSENEIEIVIHLAAQVSVPNSIRNPINDANENIIASLNIIDLSKKYNIKKIISSSSAAVYGLPKKLPIDENHDTNPISYYGLSKLTMEKYIILSELNYVICRFSNVYGPRQTPHGEAGVISIFMDNAIKNKDLNIFGDGSQTRDFIYVEDIAFIFLNIVRNDISNKVINISTNTFISINDLARNIIKISNKNIKINYLNNREGDIDHSILDNTRLLNIIDMKFTNINDGLFKLFKTLI; via the coding sequence ATGATATTGATAACAGGCGGAGCAGGTTTTATAGGTTCTCATATAACTGATATATTAATAAAAAATAACTATAAGGTTATAGTTGCTGATAATTTATCTACAGGAAAAAAAGAAAATATTAATCATAAAGCATTATTTTATAACATAGATATTAAAGATTATAATAAGTTAGAAAATATATTTTCTGAAAATGAAATAGAAATTGTTATACATTTAGCAGCTCAGGTTTCTGTTCCGAATTCTATTAGAAATCCTATTAATGATGCTAATGAAAATATAATAGCAAGTCTTAATATTATTGATCTTTCAAAAAAATATAATATAAAAAAAATAATTTCTAGTTCAAGTGCCGCAGTTTATGGATTACCTAAAAAATTACCTATTGATGAAAATCATGATACAAATCCAATTTCATATTACGGACTTTCAAAACTTACTATGGAAAAGTACATAATATTATCAGAATTGAATTATGTAATTTGCAGATTTTCGAATGTTTATGGTCCTAGGCAAACGCCTCATGGAGAAGCCGGTGTTATTTCAATATTTATGGATAATGCTATAAAAAATAAAGATTTAAATATATTTGGTGATGGAAGCCAGACTAGAGATTTTATATATGTAGAAGATATAGCTTTTATCTTTTTAAATATTGTAAGAAATGATATATCTAATAAAGTTATAAATATATCTACAAATACTTTTATAAGTATTAATGATCTTGCTAGAAATATAATAAAAATATCAAATAAAAATATAAAAATTAATTATCTCAATAATAGAGAAGGAGATATAGATCATAGTATATTAGATAATACTAGATTATTAAATATAATAGATATGAAATTTACAAATATAAATGATGGTTTATTTAAACTATTTAAAACCTTGATATAA